The Rhodamnia argentea isolate NSW1041297 chromosome 10, ASM2092103v1, whole genome shotgun sequence sequence TCCAGAAAAAGTAACACCATCATCAGCACCATCGTTCTTATTATAAACATGAGGCCAACGACTTTCTCCTCCATCATCACAATGGGATTGCCTCTGGAACCTCTTGTACAGTCCAAATAATCTGGACTGATCCGGTTCATCTCTTGGTGACCTGGTATCATTCCATCTTTTCTCAGATGCATAAGATTCTCCATACAGCTGGGAGGAAAGGCTCTCATGATCTCTGTATTCCTGGCATTCATCTTCCAATTCCATGTGCCAATCACTACCATATAGGGGATTGCCTCTATGTCCACCTCTTCTCTCAAAGTTCTTCACTTCTCTCCGGTAAAGTAATCGTCTTCCAGAGTTATTCTCCAAACAACCCCCTTCCCATTCAGTGGAAGAGAAAGAGGCTCTATGGCTTTCAAGCATGAACTCTTCCATACGCCCACCAAGAAAATGACCATTATCATTGGTTCTCTTTTTGCTTTGAAGATCTTCACTCTTCAGCCTTGATCGAGTGTCATTTCCCTTAGGAGTGTCAGTGGAATACGTTGAAACTAATTGGCTCAACTCTCTATGCAAGAAAGAATTCCTCTCCTCCATGCATTTACATTTCACCTTGTGGTTCCCATCCCTTTCGAGATCTTTGCCATTTTCCCTAAACCTGCCTCTGAAAAAGTCTTCCCCTTTACCTTGACTCCGGAAATGTTGATCTAGCTCGTTCTGCTGACCTCTCCTCGACAACTTGTAAGAAGTATAGATGGGATTGTCATCAAACCTTTCACCACCATATACCTTTTCTCTAGAACATGGAACGTGTTCTTCATGAGAATGATCTATCGCAACCTGTCTCCTATTCCATCCGCTATGATCAACCACCAAGTCATCCCAATTATTGATGCCCCTAGAGTCAGACAAGTTGGGTGCAACATCACCACTATCAATGAAAGAATCGGGTTCACCAACATTTCCCACTTGAAAGTGAATTCTGCATCTCTGAGTATATGTACCATTAGTTGGCTTGGTTTTGACAGAAGCTTGGTCACAGGTACTTGAGTCATGAAAGTCATTGCACGAGCCAAGGGACGGGCTTCTACGATAAACATCATCTTTTATTCCCCGATCAACAGAAATGCTATCTTCAGATGCTTCAGATTCACTTTCAAAGCATAGTGAAGACAAACTAAGTTGAATCCGGTCCCCTAGAGATGGTTCATCTTGAAACATGCATGAATCTGCTATAAATGAGGTGCCACAGACCCCTTGGGTAGCTTTATACACTGTTTCTTCAGCTAGAGCATTTCCTTCTGTGTCTTGGATACACGCCTTTTGACTGTCACAGCCATCACCATCGGAGATCTTCCAGTCTCCAGAAGTCGATGCATCGTCGAGACTAGATGCATTTGTCAGCTCAAAGCACCTACTGAGATCAAAGAATTTTTTCATGGTTCCTTAACTTGGACAATGTCGAGATTTATGTAAAAATTACTAACTAGCTCAACTAACTGAAAAAATCTGAGGAAGCCAAACCCTACTGTACATTATTGCGCATAAAAGCATAAACGCAGTGCTCGTGATTTGTTAACAATTGCTGATCCAAAATTAatgttctttgatttttttttcttttttacactCGGAATGTGATAGACCGTATCATGCTCCTCTCGTCCACCAGCAGAAGTAAGTTCCTAATTGCTTTACCCAGCATTACATTTCTTATGGCCTAATTCTCTTAAAAAAGCCAACTTTACGtccaatctcaattctaccctgaactttttttgtctaaaaaaaaaaatctcaaactttcacTCTAGTCTCAAATCTGCCCACACATCCAAAAATCTGGTTTTTTTAAGATTATCAACATAAGTAGGTTCGAAGGTAAGGATGTTGATGAACACTTGGGTTTTGAAAATGGACCTCTAACTGGCCTTGATGTTAGCGATTCTACATGCGTGGGCAAAtttgggactaaaatgaaagttAAGGAAtttttcagacaaaaaaaatgttggacCAGAATAATGATTAGACCtaaaattaggatttttttagggaattaggcccaTTTCTTGTATGAGTTTGAAAGGACATATTCACTGACAATTGCACAAAACAATATCTACAAGCGTGTTCAATTATTCTTTGACCAGTGATACACTAGGCACATACCAGCGTGTTCAATTATTCTTTGACAAGTGATAAACTAGGCACAAAGGTCCAAAGTTATCGGTGAGATTAAGCTCACAGGCTAAAGGGATTCAAAAGTGTGTTCCATTATGCTCTCTAACAGCAGCTTCTTGAAAAGTCGGATGTAGTTTCTCATACCTTGTCCCTTTGACTGACTCGTCGAACCTTCTAGCATTTTCTTCCAGACGATCTACAGGTAAGCCTTCATGCACAGTATTAGACATCAATGCATCATCCTTTTCAGCTCTATGAGACAGGAAAGTATTTCTACTATCATCTGTAGGCGGTTCCCCACTTTCCAATGCTTTAGAGAAcgtattttgcatgaaattgagccCATTTTTGCTTGACATAGAATAATCCTTGGGGGAATCCGGCAAAGCAATCTGCCccagaaataaattaataagGAATTGTCAAAGTTGCCACCAAGACTAAATGAACTCCAGACACACCTCTATTACTACATCAGCATCGAATGATCGCGGGGGCCTTAGAACCACAGATGGCTGTCGTTCACCAAGGCTTTCCGCAACCTTAATTGCTTTGCCTTTTTGCTGGAGAAATGCAAACAACATGACATAGTCATTTACACTGAAACTTTGATGAAATCTAGTGGATGGTAATCAAATGGAGATCAGGTCAAATAAACTAAACACACCATTGTCAACAGGCTTTCTCTATCAAGAGATGCTGTAGTTGAGGGTGGATATGTCCTTCCTGATCCAACTCCATCAGCCATACCTTCCTGAACTAACTCCTGTTCATAAACCTACAGCCATGACAATTGCGAAGAATATATATTTAAGGTTTAATTACACTTTGTAGCCTCTTCCTGTCTGTTTCATTTTCCCCCCTGCTActtcatttttcccaatttaCATCCTAAAATTGTTGAAATCATGTCAATACACCTCAAATATTACGATAAACTTTTTTACATAGAGAAACTTGCCCCCCCCGGAAAAAAACACTCATTTAGAGGCTAAATGGTCATTATAGGAACCAATCAGATTTAGTACCTGATCGAGGCTTGAAGACCCATAAGTGGGGACCCTAGACTGCAAAGACCTCTGCTGCCTTACTTGCTCCTGCAGTAAGTTTCAGTTTAACCATTCTATCTGTAAGAACATACTTAAAGAGGAGAGTAAAAAACACTGCTTTAAGAAGGTGTGACGTCAGCACATTTCACTGAACAGCAGGCCACATAATTACCAGAGAGCTACAGTATCGTTTCCAGCTTTCCTCATCAAGACCAAAGTTGAAATAATCAGTTATATCCACTCCAGGACACCTCCACGGCTTCTCCTTGAGCGCATCAATATTTACATCAAGTATGTTCCTGGAAATATGAAAGCCGCTGCATAATAGAAGCATACTTGACCAAACTCTGGCTATTCCTCTAATTCCTCAAGTATGATCCTCAGCAAAGGAAATCAGACATATAGTAGAAGCATCCTTAGTTAACATAATGCTGTTCTGCTGTCTCCTCCAGGGACAAAACACGTGCAGAATGAAGCCAACAAGCGATATGTATCCACTTGTAATCAACATTACCCAATCATAACACATGTAGAAGAGGGGGGGGGGTGTGAAGCACAGAGAATGGGAATAAACTGTAACGCATCTACTGACCTATACCAGGGAAGAGAAAAACTATGTCCTTTTTGTGGTACTGCTAATTTAGGTGGAGCACAAGCATGGACCATGCAACTCACTTCCTTATAATCCTGGTCCTCATTTTCCTCGAAATCACCTGTTGCTGACGTCAATAATGCCATTATCCCCCCAGATGGATTAGCTCTTAAATAGCTTGCACGTGCATATCGAGACCCGCAAGGTCCTCTAAACTGAAACACGGCAACCCAACGAGAGAGTAGATTTTGTTGAAATGCTAGCCATAAAATTTACCAGATCAAGAAATATTCTACCAAAGGAGTACTAAAGTAAACATTATAATTTACCCATCCAAGAGTTAAAAAATGACATCATGAGCCCAATTTATAAAATTCATTAGtgccagaaaaagaagaagaaaaattcatcTAACGCATGGTAGTTAAAACAGAGAAGAGGCAGAATGACAGAGATGTTCATTCGGAAGGCTAATATCCATGCGGCAGTGGTTATTTTTCTTGCATCGGCTAGAAACATGATTAGTAAAACAAGCAGATATGACCAGGATCTTGAACAGGTTATCatgtacagaaaaaaaaaaaaaaaactgaagagagaaaaattggAAGATGGCAAAATACCCTCACTACTGCTCTCTTTCGTCCTTTTGACTCCTTAACAAGAATCCCTTTGAATAAATTGTGACATCCTAAACCACCGTGAATTTTCGTACTTTAATTTAGTAAAAAGCACCTTCAACTCCATTCACTGGAACCAGTAATAAGTGGAAAGCATTATCTACAATGACAGATCCCAAAATAAAATCCACAAactattcataattttttttttttggtaagtaactattcataatttcatagctgaagaaacgaaaaaaactCAGTGAGGCGGAATTTACAGATACCACCCAAAAACAACAAACTACCAAAAAATAACCTACAAAATGTGTGAAAGACTACTTCAAGAATTATAACCAATGAGTACCTTCAATTGCTTAAATCTAATTTCCCTTTCAATGGGTGGACTGTTGCAATCGCGCCCTCCATTCATTAATCGATCAGTCCACCTTTTCTTCATCCCTAAACCATTCTGGGCGGTGACAACATGGACATCACCGCCCGCATCATCACCCAACCCGCCTCCGGTCCTTGCCGTCTGCATGCTCAAACCCGCGAATGCCCGGCAATCCCCATCGTTCACAACTATATTCAGATCATCCTCGCTGTCACTCCCGCtatcctcctcctcatcctcgtGGCGCCTGTCGCCATCCTCTCTAATATCACTCACCTCAAACTGTCTCAACTCGTGACCACTGTCCAACTCCGACCCAATACCCCCACAAGCATTTCGACTTCCGATGCCATTTCCACTCGATTTCTCTTCGCCTACCGGAGGAATCCGCGAATCAGAGCGGTCAAGCAGCCCTCCGGTGGACTCACTCTCTCTGAGCTCAACATCGCCGACGTACAGAACTCCGAAGTCGTCATCAACGTCCTCCATTGCCGTGCAGACGCGTCGCGCGTCTCGCTATCAACGAAAAAACCAGCACGAGTTCGAGGAGAAGGTAGCGAGAGCTCGAAGCATGGCGAGCAGGTAGAGCTCGTGAACAGCTCTAAAACCCTGTGATCCTTAAACCCTATCACGTACCATTTCCAActtttattgttaaaaaaaatcatttaattgTTTAAGATAGTGTAGTCAATATttagatggaaaaaaaatccataaattaaataaaaacgtCTACTCTGTTCATTGATATTCTCAAATTGTCAtaaattcatattaattttttttttggtcagaacatAAATTCATATCGGGTTCCAttcgtttcacgaaaaaacggatcaaaaatatttttcagaaaatcattttgataatatttttttgtgttcagCTGagacctaaaaaaatatattttttattttttaatatgaaaaatcgaatttgatttaTGCACTtctttatataattttttttatttttttattttcttttcttttccctcttagGCGGGTCgccaagtgaaaaagaaaaagaaaagaggaggaataaaaaaataaaaggaaaataaaaataattaaaaaaaaatgtgaaaaagtgaAGGAagcaaagatgagagaaaacattttcttctcaaaagagatcattttctctacttttgaatttttttttattttaggaaaatgttttccttgactctGACTATTTTCCGCTACTCGAACCGCAGAAaatctggaaaacattttctttgaaatttgtTATCCGCGTttgttttaggaaaatattttccttgactctgTCTATTTTCCGTaacccgaaccccaaaaaatccggaaaatattttctagaaatttgttatccgcgaaacaaacggagcctagaTATAATTCCTTTCTTGAAATACCCTAAGCTAATTTACTGCTAAATCAATAAGAGCATCCATAATTTTATGCacattgttataaaaaaaaatagggaaacaaAATTAGGACAAAATGATTTGTCCAAGCAAAAATACTATCGTTTTGCCTGACGCCTGCATGAAGAATCTGAGAAATAATCCTACAGAAATAACTTGAGTTCATCTTCCACTAGGATTCACTAGCTGCGAAAACGCTGCATTCGGATTTGAATCCTGATTCTCTCCGCTCACAGCGGTCGCGTCCACGTGTTCAGCTTCGAACTTGGCAGCACCGGGATTCTCCTGCAATTGCAGCGCGAACTCGAGGTTCCACAGCACGTCCCCCATGGACGGCCGGTCGAGCCCGCGGTCGGCTACGCACTTCTCGGCCGTCTCGGCGAACTTCTTGTAGCACTCCGGGCTGACCTGCCCCTTGATGTGCGGGTCGAGGATCTCCTCCAGGGTCCCTTTCCTGTGGCAGTGGCGAGCCCAGTCCGCGAGGCTGACTTGTTCTTTGGGCAGGCTCGGATTGAGGGCGGGCCGGCCGCACAGGACCTCGAAGAGGACTACCCCGAAGGAGTAGACGTCGGACTTCTCGGTGAGCTGCTGCCGCCTGAAGTACTCGGGGTCCAGGTACCCGAAGCTGCCCTTCACGACGGTGCTGACGTGCGTTTGGTTGAGGTTCGGCCCGGTCTTGGATAGCCCGAAGTCAGAGACTTTCGCCACCCACTTCTCGTCCAGCAAGATGTTGGTCGTCTTCACATCGCGGTGGATGATCGTGTACTTCGCTCCGGTGTGCAAGTAGTGCAGCCCGCGGGCGGCGCCAATGCAGATCTCCAACCTCTGCTTCCATGATAACGGCGGCTTGTTGCCTTTGTATATGTGTTCCCTGAGAGTGCCGTTGGCCATGTAATCGTA is a genomic window containing:
- the LOC115739078 gene encoding FIP1[V]-like protein isoform X5, coding for MEDVDDDFGVLYVGDVELRESESTGGLLDRSDSRIPPVGEEKSSGNGIGSRNACGGIGSELDSGHELRQFEVSDIREDGDRRHEDEEEDSGSDSEDDLNIVVNDGDCRAFAGLSMQTARTGGGLGDDAGGDVHVVTAQNGLGMKKRWTDRLMNGGRDCNSPPIEREIRFKQLKFRGPCGSRYARASYLRANPSGGIMALLTSATGDFEENEDQDYKEVSCMVHACAPPKLAVPQKGHSFSLPWYRNILDVNIDALKEKPWRCPGVDITDYFNFGLDEESWKRYCSSLEQVRQQRSLQSRVPTYGSSSLDQVYEQELVQEGMADGVGSGRTYPPSTTASLDRESLLTMQKGKAIKVAESLGERQPSVVLRPPRSFDADVVIEIALPDSPKDYSMSSKNGLNFMQNTFSKALESGEPPTDDSRNTFLSHRAEKDDALMSNTVHEGLPVDRLEENARRFDESVKGTSRCFELTNASSLDDASTSGDWKISDGDGCDSQKACIQDTEGNALAEETVYKATQGVCGTSFIADSCMFQDEPSLGDRIQLSLSSLCFESESEASEDSISVDRGIKDDVYRRSPSLGSCNDFHDSSTCDQASVKTKPTNGTYTQRCRIHFQVGNVGEPDSFIDSGDVAPNLSDSRGINNWDDLVVDHSGWNRRQVAIDHSHEEHVPCSREKVYGGERFDDNPIYTSYKLSRRGQQNELDQHFRSQGKGEDFFRGRFRENGKDLERDGNHKVKCKCMEERNSFLHRELSQLVSTYSTDTPKGNDTRSRLKSEDLQSKKRTNDNGHFLGGRMEEFMLESHRASFSSTEWEGGCLENNSGRRLLYRREVKNFERRGGHRGNPLYGSDWHMELEDECQEYRDHESLSSQLYGESYASEKRWNDTRSPRDEPDQSRLFGLYKRFQRQSHCDDGGESRWPHVYNKNDGADDGVTFSGDHVCRGRKKYGSQKSLPRNNDDKFLLKHQDNQLHAEEASFFCGKSVNRGVNPKYKDADCEMVDNGIKEERNWYTRSSRGNSALFLNKGFPVSHKTKHDQTMLISGNPVNWFVRKGKGIFFGYH
- the LOC115739078 gene encoding FIP1[V]-like protein isoform X3, whose product is MEDVDDDFGVLYVGDVELRESESTGGLLDRSDSRIPPVGEEKSSGNGIGSRNACGGIGSELDSGHELRQFEVSDIREDGDRRHEDEEEDSGSDSEDDLNIVVNDGDCRAFAGLSMQTARTGGGLGDDAGGDVHVVTAQNGLGMKKRWTDRLMNGGRDCNSPPIEREIRFKQLKFRGPCGSRYARASYLRANPSGGIMALLTSATGDFEENEDQDYKEVSCMVHACAPPKLAVPQKGHSFSLPWYRNILDVNIDALKEKPWRCPGVDITDYFNFGLDEESWKRYCSSLEQVRQQRSLQSRVPTYGSSSLDQVYEQELVQEGMADGVGSGRTYPPSTTASLDRESLLTMQKGKAIKVAESLGERQPSVVLRPPRSFDADVVIEIALPDSPKDYSKALESGEPPTDDSRNTFLSHRAEKDDALMSNTVHEGLPVDRLEENARRFDESVKGTSRCFELTNASSLDDASTSGDWKISDGDGCDSQKACIQDTEGNALAEETVYKATQGVCGTSFIADSCMFQDEPSLGDRIQLSLSSLCFESESEASEDSISVDRGIKDDVYRRSPSLGSCNDFHDSSTCDQASVKTKPTNGTYTQRCRIHFQVGNVGEPDSFIDSGDVAPNLSDSRGINNWDDLVVDHSGWNRRQVAIDHSHEEHVPCSREKVYGGERFDDNPIYTSYKLSRRGQQNELDQHFRSQGKGEDFFRGRFRENGKDLERDGNHKVKCKCMEERNSFLHRELSQLVSTYSTDTPKGNDTRSRLKSEDLQSKKRTNDNGHFLGGRMEEFMLESHRASFSSTEWEGGCLENNSGRRLLYRREVKNFERRGGHRGNPLYGSDWHMELEDECQEYRDHESLSSQLYGESYASEKRWNDTRSPRDEPDQSRLFGLYKRFQRQSHCDDGGESRWPHVYNKNDGADDGVTFSGDHVCRGRKKYGSQKSLPRNNDDKFLLKHQDNQLHAEEASFFCGKSVNRGVNPKYKDADCEMVDNGIKEERNWYTRSSRGNSALFLNKGFPVSHKTKHDQTMLISGNPVNWFVRKGKSSRRYNTQRNLRPNVSSENMDLRGAGTDPTMRYRHVSQRREAAESDLPNSVSHQADKKLADKLPISAEIEDLDIEEGQIGMEEPSSDTTWEENHVPGNIAVICNVTNKKQGPKKSPEMDKVIGRIDETRIRQTLAKMEKRRERFKEPLTCKKEVEGKTNHLVNLMLEVSATKGERPARKRRWGGS
- the LOC115739078 gene encoding FIP1[V]-like protein isoform X4 yields the protein MEDVDDDFGVLYVGDVELRESESTGGLLDRSDSRIPPVGEEKSSGNGIGSRNACGGIGSELDSGHELRQFEVSDIREDGDRRHEDEEEDSGSDSEDDLNIVVNDGDCRAFAGLSMQTARTGGGLGDDAGGDVHVVTAQNGLGMKKRWTDRLMNGGRDCNSPPIEREIRFKQLKFRGPCGSRYARASYLRANPSGGIMALLTSATGDFEENEDQDYKEVSCMVHACAPPKLAVPQKGHSFSLPWYRNILDVNIDALKEKPWRCPGVDITDYFNFGLDEESWKRYCSSLVYEQELVQEGMADGVGSGRTYPPSTTASLDRESLLTMQKGKAIKVAESLGERQPSVVLRPPRSFDADVVIEIALPDSPKDYSMSSKNGLNFMQNTFSKALESGEPPTDDSRNTFLSHRAEKDDALMSNTVHEGLPVDRLEENARRFDESVKGTSRCFELTNASSLDDASTSGDWKISDGDGCDSQKACIQDTEGNALAEETVYKATQGVCGTSFIADSCMFQDEPSLGDRIQLSLSSLCFESESEASEDSISVDRGIKDDVYRRSPSLGSCNDFHDSSTCDQASVKTKPTNGTYTQRCRIHFQVGNVGEPDSFIDSGDVAPNLSDSRGINNWDDLVVDHSGWNRRQVAIDHSHEEHVPCSREKVYGGERFDDNPIYTSYKLSRRGQQNELDQHFRSQGKGEDFFRGRFRENGKDLERDGNHKVKCKCMEERNSFLHRELSQLVSTYSTDTPKGNDTRSRLKSEDLQSKKRTNDNGHFLGGRMEEFMLESHRASFSSTEWEGGCLENNSGRRLLYRREVKNFERRGGHRGNPLYGSDWHMELEDECQEYRDHESLSSQLYGESYASEKRWNDTRSPRDEPDQSRLFGLYKRFQRQSHCDDGGESRWPHVYNKNDGADDGVTFSGDHVCRGRKKYGSQKSLPRNNDDKFLLKHQDNQLHAEEASFFCGKSVNRGVNPKYKDADCEMVDNGIKEERNWYTRSSRGNSALFLNKGFPVSHKTKHDQTMLISGNPVNWFVRKGKSSRRYNTQRNLRPNVSSENMDLRGAGTDPTMRYRHVSQRREAAESDLPNSVSHQADKKLADKLPISAEIEDLDIEEGQIGMEEPSSDTTWEENHVPGNIAVICNVTNKKQGPKKSPEMDKVIGRIDETRIRQTLAKMEKRRERFKEPLTCKKEVEGKTNHLVNLMLEVSATKGERPARKRRWGGS
- the LOC115739078 gene encoding uncharacterized protein LOC115739078 isoform X2, giving the protein MEDVDDDFGVLYVGDVELRESESTGGLLDRSDSRIPPVGEEKSSGNGIGSRNACGGIGSELDSGHELRQFEVSDIREDGDRRHEDEEEDSGSDSEDDLNIVVNDGDCRAFAGLSMQTARTGGGLGDDAGGDVHVVTAQNGLGMKKRWTDRLMNGGRDCNSPPIEREIRFKQLKFRGPCGSRYARASYLRANPSGGIMALLTSATGDFEENEDQDYKEVSCMVHACAPPKLAVPQKGHSFSLPWYRNILDVNIDALKEKPWRCPGVDITDYFNFGLDEESWKRYCSSLEQVRQQRSLQSRVPTYGSSSLDQVYEQELVQEGMADGVGSGRTYPPSTTASLDRESLLTMQKGKAIKVAESLGERQPSVVLRPPRSFDADVVIEIALPDSPKDYSMSSKNGLNFMQNTFSKALESGEPPTDDSRNTFLSHRAEKDDALMSNTVHEGLPVDRLEENARRFDESVKGTRCFELTNASSLDDASTSGDWKISDGDGCDSQKACIQDTEGNALAEETVYKATQGVCGTSFIADSCMFQDEPSLGDRIQLSLSSLCFESESEASEDSISVDRGIKDDVYRRSPSLGSCNDFHDSSTCDQASVKTKPTNGTYTQRCRIHFQVGNVGEPDSFIDSGDVAPNLSDSRGINNWDDLVVDHSGWNRRQVAIDHSHEEHVPCSREKVYGGERFDDNPIYTSYKLSRRGQQNELDQHFRSQGKGEDFFRGRFRENGKDLERDGNHKVKCKCMEERNSFLHRELSQLVSTYSTDTPKGNDTRSRLKSEDLQSKKRTNDNGHFLGGRMEEFMLESHRASFSSTEWEGGCLENNSGRRLLYRREVKNFERRGGHRGNPLYGSDWHMELEDECQEYRDHESLSSQLYGESYASEKRWNDTRSPRDEPDQSRLFGLYKRFQRQSHCDDGGESRWPHVYNKNDGADDGVTFSGDHVCRGRKKYGSQKSLPRNNDDKFLLKHQDNQLHAEEASFFCGKSVNRGVNPKYKDADCEMVDNGIKEERNWYTRSSRGNSALFLNKGFPVSHKTKHDQTMLISGNPVNWFVRKGKSSRRYNTQRNLRPNVSSENMDLRGAGTDPTMRYRHVSQRREAAESDLPNSVSHQADKKLADKLPISAEIEDLDIEEGQIGMEEPSSDTTWEENHVPGNIAVICNVTNKKQGPKKSPEMDKVIGRIDETRIRQTLAKMEKRRERFKEPLTCKKEVEGKTNHLVNLMLEVSATKGERPARKRRWGGS
- the LOC115739078 gene encoding FIP1[V]-like protein isoform X1; amino-acid sequence: MEDVDDDFGVLYVGDVELRESESTGGLLDRSDSRIPPVGEEKSSGNGIGSRNACGGIGSELDSGHELRQFEVSDIREDGDRRHEDEEEDSGSDSEDDLNIVVNDGDCRAFAGLSMQTARTGGGLGDDAGGDVHVVTAQNGLGMKKRWTDRLMNGGRDCNSPPIEREIRFKQLKFRGPCGSRYARASYLRANPSGGIMALLTSATGDFEENEDQDYKEVSCMVHACAPPKLAVPQKGHSFSLPWYRNILDVNIDALKEKPWRCPGVDITDYFNFGLDEESWKRYCSSLEQVRQQRSLQSRVPTYGSSSLDQVYEQELVQEGMADGVGSGRTYPPSTTASLDRESLLTMQKGKAIKVAESLGERQPSVVLRPPRSFDADVVIEIALPDSPKDYSMSSKNGLNFMQNTFSKALESGEPPTDDSRNTFLSHRAEKDDALMSNTVHEGLPVDRLEENARRFDESVKGTSRCFELTNASSLDDASTSGDWKISDGDGCDSQKACIQDTEGNALAEETVYKATQGVCGTSFIADSCMFQDEPSLGDRIQLSLSSLCFESESEASEDSISVDRGIKDDVYRRSPSLGSCNDFHDSSTCDQASVKTKPTNGTYTQRCRIHFQVGNVGEPDSFIDSGDVAPNLSDSRGINNWDDLVVDHSGWNRRQVAIDHSHEEHVPCSREKVYGGERFDDNPIYTSYKLSRRGQQNELDQHFRSQGKGEDFFRGRFRENGKDLERDGNHKVKCKCMEERNSFLHRELSQLVSTYSTDTPKGNDTRSRLKSEDLQSKKRTNDNGHFLGGRMEEFMLESHRASFSSTEWEGGCLENNSGRRLLYRREVKNFERRGGHRGNPLYGSDWHMELEDECQEYRDHESLSSQLYGESYASEKRWNDTRSPRDEPDQSRLFGLYKRFQRQSHCDDGGESRWPHVYNKNDGADDGVTFSGDHVCRGRKKYGSQKSLPRNNDDKFLLKHQDNQLHAEEASFFCGKSVNRGVNPKYKDADCEMVDNGIKEERNWYTRSSRGNSALFLNKGFPVSHKTKHDQTMLISGNPVNWFVRKGKSSRRYNTQRNLRPNVSSENMDLRGAGTDPTMRYRHVSQRREAAESDLPNSVSHQADKKLADKLPISAEIEDLDIEEGQIGMEEPSSDTTWEENHVPGNIAVICNVTNKKQGPKKSPEMDKVIGRIDETRIRQTLAKMEKRRERFKEPLTCKKEVEGKTNHLVNLMLEVSATKGERPARKRRWGGS